The Haemorhous mexicanus isolate bHaeMex1 chromosome 6, bHaeMex1.pri, whole genome shotgun sequence genome includes the window TATATTACAGGCATGTGATGTATACTACATAATATGCAGGTATattcaaatataatttatacAGCATGTATATATCATATGTATCTTATATATGTTATAAATATATCTCTTTTATGTAACACCTTCCAGACATAAACATACTAAGAGCAACAATGTGTCACAACAGATAGTGACACTAAATAGGCACTCTACTGCTACTATTTACACGTAATTACATATTCAactctttaaaattactttttatcaCGACATCATATCTacatatttcatatattttataatattaatattagtgttttgttttatggTAATTTAGTagtatatataatttaaaaatagtctATAATAGGAATACACAATATATAtatctgtgaaataaaaatctagATTTCTCTATAAACAAAATTTCAGGTCAGCTCCAACACCTTTGTTTCAATGATGACGTCAAGGTGTCCCTTCCAGGAACAAGGAGAGACTCCAACCATTGATTCATCCGGGGCCAGCAGTACTGATTTTTCCTCTTGGTCCTTCTTgccccatttctttttttctttctctctcccacaTTCGCACTTCTTCCATGCTCAAAATTTTTGCCCTTTTCAAGGGCTAGGAAAAGCTTTGTGTTGCTTGTGGACTTTGGAGACTTTGGCCCTGCATGTATGGTGCGTGTTCTCTTCATCTGCTTTTTCAAGAGTGGGAGAGTTAAACTGCAAGCAAGAGGTTAATGCCATCTGGGAGCCTTTTTTGGACAATGAAATGATGCAAGGAGGCAGAATAAAACTTCCCATGGCCCTCCACCTGCTGAGGTGGtaggagaggctgtgggaccTTCACCAAAGCCTTTGCCCACATCCTCCTCTCCTTTAAGCACAAAATTTGTCCAGCAAGGTGGttctgtgctgacagcagagcagcttcctgtTCATAGCCTTGACTCCTTCCCTTCATTAGGTCAATCTTCAGCAAGAAGGATTCTTCTGAACCACTTTTGCAGAATTTGGTACTCATATATCGCCTGGCTGTGGGCATGAGGCTCCTGCACCAGGTGATGGAGGAGATTGTATGTCTCACCCGTTTGAACATCTGGAGGTAAATTGATGTCCTGAGGGAGCCTCTGGTTACCCACAATAAAGTGGTTGAGGTGTTTTGTTTGCACACATAAACACAGGCTGTCCATGACATCCTGCAGTCGTTCCAGGAGATCTCTCCTGCGCCACGATGTGACAGGCGTGACATTGAGCAGGTGCATGACAATGGTCTTCATGGTGTAGGTGGAAAAGCCAAAGCCCAGCTGAAGTCGGGTGAAGAACTGCAGGCATTTGAGGTGCAAGCTGTCCGGGGGGGCCTGCCTGGCAATGTGCTTGAAGAACTCAACCTCTGCCACAGCATAGGACTCGGGCCAGATTGTGCTTGCTGTGTGGGCCTCTCTGGTCTGGCTGCTGACAAAGATGGCTGAGTCATCTCTCCGCACCCCGAACAGCATCTCAATCCTGAAGCTTTTACTGCCGTTGGTCACTTTGAATTGGCAGGAGCGtgtggagggcagcagcactaaGTGCCAGTTGTGTGACTGAGGCAAAGCTGGCCAGATTGCTCTCACCAGCTGGCAGAACCAGCGGGCAGTTTTCTGCACGTCAAGGTAGGAGCCGGTGCAGAGGGTGTCCAGGAGGCTGGGACCCTGAttcctcctcagctcctcctcggggtggtgcaggaagcacagcatgtcctcagcctgctgctccctcgTGCAGGTGCACTCCAGCTGCACACGGACACGGAAGTTCCtcacctgcctctgccctgcactgtCCAGCTCCAGGTGGAAGCTGTGGCCTCGGGGAGGAGTCATGGGTATGAGCACACGGTACATGACATCCTGCTCACGGGGACTCCAGCCTTCAaaggcactgcccaccccgATGGCTCGTTGCAAGACTGGGTAGAAACTGTTTGCCAAGACATGGCAAAAGTAAAGGCTATAATTATCCATGAGTTTAGTTATCCACTCACAGCCTGCCTGCAGGTCCTGTACAGGCCACTGGATGCGCTCCATTATAACTTGTCCAATGCGATCATCGAAATCGTCTTCTTCTTGCACTGCAGTTGAAACATCATTGTTGTTTTCTGCAATTTCAGACTCATTGACAGCTTC containing:
- the LOC132328422 gene encoding inositol 1,4,5-trisphosphate receptor-interacting protein-like 1; translated protein: MDPVVFLFVLLKSLIQYPQPVADGLDEETRLRMEVRAKHLEWERLHLEQEMEQVTWKQVQLLKLVIVAVVLVHILVLWFIGWKSSLRREEDEEENRGANEEQLGNVAAHEEGNAGNEAVNESEIAENNNDVSTAVQEEDDFDDRIGQVIMERIQWPVQDLQAGCEWITKLMDNYSLYFCHVLANSFYPVLQRAIGVGSAFEGWSPREQDVMYRVLIPMTPPRGHSFHLELDSAGQRQVRNFRVRVQLECTCTREQQAEDMLCFLHHPEEELRRNQGPSLLDTLCTGSYLDVQKTARWFCQLVRAIWPALPQSHNWHLVLLPSTRSCQFKVTNGSKSFRIEMLFGVRRDDSAIFVSSQTREAHTASTIWPESYAVAEVEFFKHIARQAPPDSLHLKCLQFFTRLQLGFGFSTYTMKTIVMHLLNVTPVTSWRRRDLLERLQDVMDSLCLCVQTKHLNHFIVGNQRLPQDINLPPDVQTGETYNLLHHLVQEPHAHSQAIYEYQILQKWFRRILLAED